One genomic region from Glaciimonas sp. PAMC28666 encodes:
- the scpB gene encoding methylmalonyl-CoA decarboxylase, with product MIPTQTAAPATAELVRLKLHGKKIAQLVFSNPTRRNALSAELLQALDRQLAELATQRIPVVVLGTAVGQAVWSAGHDLGELTHDRDPIAYGKPLEQVLRRVRAYPGVVIAMVSGSVWGGAVDLAMSCDLVVADRSAQFSMTPVNIGLPYTTSGLLRFFNNLPIHILKEMFFSAQPLDAIRAERFGVINQLVDSDALEATTLALASGIAVKAPLAIQAVKEQLRILEDLQPMPVQAMEQIAELRRQACASSDFSEGLAAFAARRPAVFCGR from the coding sequence ATGATACCGACCCAAACCGCCGCCCCCGCCACAGCCGAACTTGTGCGCCTGAAATTGCACGGCAAAAAAATAGCACAGTTGGTCTTTAGCAATCCCACCCGTCGCAACGCACTCAGCGCAGAACTGTTGCAGGCACTCGATCGACAACTTGCCGAACTAGCGACACAACGCATTCCGGTCGTGGTGCTGGGAACCGCTGTGGGCCAAGCCGTCTGGAGCGCCGGGCACGATCTTGGCGAACTGACGCACGACCGTGACCCCATCGCCTACGGCAAGCCGCTTGAACAGGTATTGCGCCGCGTGCGCGCCTACCCCGGCGTCGTGATCGCGATGGTATCGGGTTCGGTGTGGGGCGGCGCGGTCGATCTGGCAATGAGTTGTGATCTGGTGGTTGCCGACCGCAGCGCGCAATTTTCCATGACCCCAGTCAACATCGGCTTACCGTATACCACCAGCGGGTTGTTGCGCTTTTTTAATAACCTGCCGATTCATATACTGAAAGAAATGTTCTTCTCCGCCCAACCGCTGGATGCAATCCGCGCCGAACGCTTCGGTGTGATCAATCAATTGGTCGACAGCGACGCATTAGAGGCCACAACATTGGCGTTGGCAAGCGGCATCGCAGTCAAAGCGCCGCTCGCAATTCAAGCCGTCAAAGAACAACTGCGCATCCTCGAAGACCTGCAACCGATGCCCGTGCAAGCCATGGAACAGATTGCAGAACTACGTCGGCAGGCCTGTGCCAGCAGTGATTTTAGTGAAGGGTTAGCAGCGTTTGCGGCACGGAGGCCGGCGGTGTTTTGCGGGAGGTGA
- a CDS encoding LysR family transcriptional regulator, whose product MDRFHELNAFIAVVEAGGFSAAARRTGESQSAISKAIGALEKRLGVRLFNRSTRSVTLTDQGQRYYGRTKPLVDEMDEADGEMTSSTQNVSGSIRIAVSATFGRLHILPLIPELLSLNPGLQVDLVLSDFLRDMVEDRIDLAIRVGPVNEQDAVVKIVTSTPLVCVGSRRYFEQRGIPETPAELVNHNCLLYDGLTESANWPFKGPEGRFSVAVRGNLSSNSVETIRAGVLAGVGIGLFAKVSLADELNHPDVITVLDQYLSDTRDVSLIWPKRRFVPIRVRRVTDFFSAAILRRI is encoded by the coding sequence ATGGATCGGTTTCACGAACTGAATGCGTTCATCGCCGTTGTTGAGGCCGGAGGTTTTTCCGCAGCGGCGCGTAGAACCGGGGAATCACAATCTGCCATCAGCAAGGCCATTGGCGCCCTGGAGAAGCGCCTCGGCGTGCGACTTTTCAACCGAAGCACACGCAGCGTGACCCTGACGGACCAGGGACAGAGATACTATGGTCGGACAAAACCGCTAGTTGATGAAATGGATGAGGCTGACGGCGAGATGACAAGCAGCACGCAGAATGTATCCGGGTCAATCCGGATCGCCGTATCGGCCACTTTCGGTCGTCTTCACATTCTTCCACTCATACCGGAGCTGTTGTCACTTAATCCTGGCCTGCAGGTTGACCTGGTCCTTTCGGATTTCTTGCGAGATATGGTCGAAGACCGGATTGATCTGGCGATTCGCGTGGGGCCGGTGAACGAACAAGACGCGGTCGTCAAAATCGTGACCAGCACCCCCCTGGTATGCGTCGGATCCCGTCGCTACTTCGAGCAACGTGGGATACCGGAGACCCCGGCCGAGCTCGTTAATCACAATTGCCTGCTATATGATGGTCTGACGGAGTCAGCGAATTGGCCATTTAAAGGACCGGAAGGTCGATTCAGTGTGGCGGTTCGCGGAAATCTTTCGTCCAACAGTGTCGAAACTATCCGGGCCGGTGTTTTGGCCGGTGTGGGTATTGGCCTGTTTGCTAAAGTATCTCTTGCCGACGAACTTAACCATCCAGACGTGATCACGGTTCTTGACCAATATCTGAGTGATACCAGGGACGTGAGCCTGATCTGGCCAAAACGCCGGTTTGTGCCGATTCGGGTGCGCCGCGTGACTGATTTTTTTTCTGCTGCTATCTTGCGGCGTATTTAA
- a CDS encoding SDR family NAD(P)-dependent oxidoreductase has translation MSTLTGKTAVISGGTTGIGLAIAQRFVAEGAHVFIFGRRQAQLDEAVKLIGRNVTAIQADAANLDDLDRVAAAVKAKKGVVDIVVSNAGFTEQASLDTITPEHFDKAFNLMARGPVFMVQKLLPLMASGGSIILVSSAMHVMGIPGHTAYAATKAALRSYARTWASEFKDRGIRVNTLSPGATDTPILDSQSAPREDLVKIYESMIPLSRLARAEEIASAALFLASDQSSYMTGSDLMADGGVAQNTRG, from the coding sequence ATGTCTACCCTCACAGGCAAGACCGCTGTCATCAGCGGCGGAACGACCGGTATCGGTCTGGCTATCGCACAACGCTTCGTTGCCGAAGGCGCTCACGTCTTTATCTTCGGCCGGCGGCAAGCTCAGCTCGACGAGGCCGTCAAACTAATCGGACGCAACGTCACCGCGATCCAGGCAGACGCTGCAAACCTCGATGACCTTGATCGAGTCGCTGCGGCAGTTAAAGCCAAAAAGGGTGTCGTCGACATCGTCGTGTCGAACGCGGGGTTTACGGAGCAGGCCTCACTCGATACCATCACGCCGGAGCATTTCGACAAGGCATTCAATCTTATGGCCCGCGGCCCAGTGTTCATGGTGCAGAAATTGCTGCCGCTGATGGCAAGCGGAGGATCGATTATCTTGGTCTCTTCGGCCATGCACGTCATGGGCATTCCCGGCCACACTGCTTATGCGGCAACCAAAGCCGCGTTGCGGTCCTATGCTCGTACGTGGGCTTCGGAATTTAAGGATCGCGGCATCCGCGTCAACACGCTTAGCCCCGGCGCAACCGACACCCCAATTCTTGACTCTCAGTCGGCGCCGCGCGAAGATCTGGTGAAGATATATGAGAGTATGATCCCGCTCAGTCGACTCGCTCGAGCTGAGGAAATTGCCAGTGCGGCGCTCTTCCTCGCGTCTGATCAGAGTTCCTACATGACTGGATCGGATTTGATGGCCGACGGAGGGGTTGCCCAAAATACCCGAGGATAA
- a CDS encoding GTP-binding protein codes for MTASTLSQLNRLTTNADRRAPIDLVVIGGYLGAGKTTLLNCLLSAPTGKKITVLVNDFGSINIDAALIRSKTDDVINLENGCICCSIGDSLTEALINISARESRPDILLIEASGVSDPAKIAQIGLLDKAFRLCAIAVLIDAENIDQTLCDPYVGDIARRQIAGASVLVMTKTDLISDEKQIITKRQLSLIAPSTPIVEAKKGVIPLTYLFDFAVIPCVDHDPEQLAQQAPAHPAELRSVNFNARCRFDKKRLKKVLSTLPKKILRAKGIVWLAHEKDPYELHVVGSRIMLIPFAGTAAQSSRIVFIGLFSPRDEVQMIDALQPAVDANWKIQSS; via the coding sequence ATGACAGCCAGCACCTTAAGCCAATTGAACCGGCTCACCACCAACGCCGACCGGCGTGCTCCCATCGATCTGGTCGTCATCGGTGGCTATCTGGGGGCCGGTAAAACCACGTTACTCAATTGCCTCTTATCTGCGCCAACAGGAAAAAAAATCACCGTACTGGTGAATGACTTCGGCAGCATCAACATAGATGCTGCGCTGATTCGCTCCAAAACGGATGATGTGATTAATTTGGAAAATGGCTGTATCTGTTGTTCCATTGGCGATAGCTTAACCGAAGCGTTAATCAACATCAGCGCCCGAGAAAGTCGGCCCGATATCCTGCTGATCGAAGCCAGTGGCGTCTCCGATCCTGCAAAAATTGCCCAAATCGGTTTGCTGGACAAAGCGTTTCGCCTCTGTGCGATTGCTGTTTTGATCGATGCCGAGAATATCGACCAAACGTTGTGTGATCCTTATGTCGGCGACATTGCACGCCGTCAGATAGCCGGCGCCAGCGTGTTGGTAATGACCAAGACCGATTTAATTTCCGATGAGAAGCAAATCATCACCAAACGTCAGCTCTCTCTCATCGCACCATCGACGCCGATTGTGGAAGCGAAAAAGGGCGTCATCCCGCTGACATACCTGTTTGATTTTGCGGTTATTCCCTGCGTTGACCATGACCCCGAACAGTTAGCGCAACAGGCTCCCGCCCATCCTGCTGAACTGCGCAGTGTTAACTTTAATGCGCGCTGCCGCTTTGATAAAAAAAGGTTGAAAAAAGTCCTCTCGACATTGCCGAAAAAAATATTGCGCGCAAAAGGCATCGTCTGGCTCGCGCACGAAAAAGATCCTTATGAACTGCATGTGGTCGGGTCACGCATCATGCTGATTCCTTTTGCGGGGACTGCAGCTCAATCATCCAGGATTGTCTTTATTGGACTGTTTAGTCCCAGGGATGAAGTACAGATGATCGACGCTTTGCAACCAGCGGTTGATGCTAACTGGAAAATTCAATCGTCCTAA
- a CDS encoding amidohydrolase, with the protein MNPGQPEANCVAVRDGKILSVGTLDEVSLWGEVEVNTIFQDKILMPGLVEGHSHLMEGAMWDAVYVGYYDRRGPDGKCWKGLTTLDQVIQRLTEAEKQMTDPSAELLGWGFDPIFFGTARLSAQQLDTVSASRPMAILHASVHLMNVNSAMLALAGIDEDTDIDGIHKNADGQPSGELQEFAAMFPVYRIIGKQLAISSSEKESAIWNFGKIAQLAGVTTATDLLNDLSAAGAENLRKITPDVNYPIRIVPAYGPQRSAENGLERLQAAIATNSEKLHYGPVKVIVDGSIQGFTARVKWPGYFDGKENGLWIIPPSQFVALFTPFHLNGLQLHIHTNGDEAVELVLNAFEEILARHPRDDHRHTLQHCQMADAAQLRRIAALGLCINFFSNHIYYWGDAHYTQTMGPDRANRMNAAGSALRLGIPIAFHSDAPITQLSPLFTAWCAVQRKTASGRVLGENERISVGAALHAITLGAAYTLKMDHLVGSIEVGKFADFAVLEQDPIQIDPDQLKNIPVWGTVLGGKVFESPK; encoded by the coding sequence ATGAACCCCGGGCAGCCAGAAGCCAACTGTGTCGCCGTGCGCGACGGAAAAATTCTTTCAGTCGGCACGCTTGATGAAGTCAGTCTCTGGGGTGAGGTAGAAGTGAATACTATTTTTCAGGACAAAATTTTAATGCCCGGACTGGTGGAAGGACATAGCCACCTGATGGAAGGGGCGATGTGGGACGCGGTCTACGTTGGCTATTACGATCGACGTGGGCCGGATGGCAAGTGCTGGAAAGGATTAACCACTTTAGATCAAGTGATTCAGCGCCTGACAGAAGCGGAAAAGCAGATGACAGACCCCTCAGCCGAATTGCTGGGATGGGGATTCGATCCGATTTTTTTCGGCACCGCGCGGCTTTCGGCGCAACAACTCGATACCGTCTCCGCCAGCCGTCCGATGGCGATTTTGCATGCCAGCGTCCATTTAATGAACGTCAACTCCGCCATGTTAGCGCTGGCCGGGATCGATGAAGATACGGACATTGACGGCATCCATAAAAACGCAGACGGCCAACCCTCCGGTGAGTTACAGGAATTTGCCGCGATGTTTCCCGTCTACAGGATCATCGGCAAACAGTTGGCGATTTCCTCCAGCGAAAAAGAAAGCGCGATCTGGAATTTTGGTAAAATAGCGCAGCTTGCCGGCGTCACCACCGCCACCGATCTGCTTAACGATTTATCCGCTGCCGGTGCAGAAAATCTACGAAAAATAACCCCGGATGTCAATTACCCGATCCGTATTGTCCCCGCCTACGGACCACAACGAAGCGCGGAAAACGGGCTGGAGAGATTGCAGGCCGCCATTGCCACAAACAGTGAAAAATTGCATTACGGTCCGGTCAAGGTAATCGTCGACGGCTCCATACAAGGCTTCACCGCGCGCGTTAAATGGCCCGGCTATTTTGACGGCAAGGAAAACGGCTTATGGATTATTCCGCCGAGCCAATTTGTCGCACTCTTCACACCATTTCATCTCAACGGGTTGCAACTGCATATTCACACCAATGGCGATGAAGCGGTAGAACTGGTCCTCAACGCCTTCGAAGAAATATTGGCCAGGCATCCGCGTGACGATCACCGCCATACGCTGCAGCATTGCCAGATGGCCGATGCCGCGCAATTACGCCGCATTGCCGCGCTGGGTCTTTGTATCAACTTCTTCTCCAATCACATTTATTATTGGGGCGATGCGCACTACACACAAACCATGGGCCCTGACCGCGCCAACAGAATGAACGCGGCAGGCTCAGCGCTCCGTCTCGGCATTCCGATTGCGTTCCATTCCGACGCACCGATCACCCAACTCAGTCCGCTGTTTACCGCCTGGTGTGCGGTCCAGAGAAAAACCGCATCCGGTCGCGTATTGGGTGAGAACGAACGTATTTCTGTTGGCGCTGCGTTGCACGCCATCACGCTGGGTGCCGCGTACACCTTGAAGATGGACCATCTGGTTGGCAGCATTGAAGTCGGCAAGTTCGCCGATTTTGCTGTGCTTGAACAAGATCCCATACAAATCGATCCCGACCAACTAAAAAATATTCCGGTCTGGGGAACGGTGTTGGGCGGCAAGGTTTTTGAATCGCCAAAATGA